One window from the genome of Rickettsiales bacterium encodes:
- a CDS encoding SH3-like domain-containing protein, whose translation MRFFFHSVLSLHGSRSWLLGACLLWWAFGRDVAPDIPEPTNRVRAASIKAFDSLSYLKEHGADAVIGQWRSRLENPKHPNAVAKRYMRHSFFMDGTVKIENEETANKQGKWHIENGQIIIETSYKTSRFLETYKLQNEDTLMRIYFRRFIDNKLDNEHAQDDKFIRQGSQQELAMGKVDIFQFSRSAQNFIDPNTLEVGKTYRLSQKTPIVPSYDPVSPEQAIKQIWYAKKNSQIKIIKRHKERNVMWYQVSVIGKKRGWVNSIALFGQDLK comes from the coding sequence TTGCGTTTCTTTTTTCATTCTGTACTATCTCTGCATGGCAGTCGTAGTTGGCTGCTTGGGGCTTGCCTTCTCTGGTGGGCATTTGGGCGAGATGTTGCGCCTGATATACCTGAACCTACAAATCGGGTGAGGGCGGCTTCTATAAAAGCCTTTGATTCCTTAAGTTACCTCAAGGAACATGGCGCAGATGCAGTTATTGGCCAGTGGCGCTCCAGACTCGAAAACCCAAAACATCCCAATGCTGTTGCAAAGCGATATATGCGACATTCCTTTTTCATGGATGGTACGGTCAAAATTGAAAATGAAGAGACAGCCAATAAACAAGGGAAATGGCATATCGAGAATGGGCAAATCATTATCGAAACTTCCTATAAGACCAGTAGGTTTCTAGAAACCTACAAACTGCAAAATGAAGATACTCTGATGCGAATCTATTTTCGCCGCTTCATCGACAACAAACTGGATAACGAACACGCACAAGATGATAAATTCATCAGGCAGGGAAGCCAGCAAGAGCTGGCAATGGGTAAGGTTGATATTTTCCAATTTTCTCGCTCAGCGCAAAACTTCATTGACCCTAATACCCTTGAGGTGGGTAAGACCTACCGCCTCAGTCAAAAGACTCCCATCGTTCCCAGTTACGACCCGGTCTCACCTGAACAAGCCATCAAGCAAATTTGGTATGCAAAGAAGAACAGCCAAATCAAAATTATCAAACGCCACAAGGAAAGAAATGTTATGTGGTATCAAGTCTCTGTCATAGGCAAAAAGAGGGGCTGGGTAAACAGCATCGCCCTCTTCGGGCAAGACTTGAAATAA